The following are encoded in a window of Falco biarmicus isolate bFalBia1 chromosome 8, bFalBia1.pri, whole genome shotgun sequence genomic DNA:
- the TMEM177 gene encoding transmembrane protein 177: MAVRFLQKASVWLKKRKITLLAVSCVGLFGANLSYHVFPEQTFKLLHECWSEGQPAELSQRLCGVFQDVLQDTAVKSTESYRAFAASGFHPVSAGIPWLPAGSLVGIPPNFDSTIEDKKGIVNHVVVINGKKVDWESNEGVALKEALTFSLGAQKFAIARELMYLQSSSPLVSAVVAPTCLAGTFICGRVIKLLLGLSPGPVILRTICNLVTATGGLLCYYISYDAVTYHLDCKADRKAATVSKDYARGGVEFYDKILSRNRILRGLMGKEGIKMYAPSGNLFPRYWFRIKYTPYTYRRDLIVNILRELQA, encoded by the coding sequence ATGGCAGTGCGGTTCCTGCAGAAGGCATCTGTGTGGTTGAAGAAGCGCAAGATCACTTTGTTGGCTGTTTCTTGCGTGGGACTGTTTGGCGCTAACCTTTCCTATCATGTGTTTCCTGAGCAGACATTCAAACTGTTGCACGAGTGCTGGTCAGAGGGGCAGCCAGCTGAGCTTTCACAGAGgctctgtggtgtctttcaggaTGTCCTTCAGGATACTGCTGTGAAGTCCACCGAGTCCTATCGAGCCTTTGCAGCTTCTGGCTTCCACCCTGTGAGTGCTGGTatcccctggctgcctgcaggctctTTGGTGGGCATCCCGCCTAACTTTGATAGCACAATTGAGGATAAAAAAGGAATAGTCAACCATGTTGTTGTGATCAATGGCAAGAAAGTAGACTGGGAGAGCAATGAAGGTGTTGCTTTGAAGGAAGCTCTGACATTTTCACTTGGAGCTCAGAAGTTTGCCATTGCCAGAGAACTTATGtatttgcagagcagcagccctttGGTAAGTGCAGTTGTGGCTCCAACTTGCTTAGCTGGTACATTTATCTGTGGGAGAGTTATAAAGCTACTTCTGGGTTTATCTCCTGGCCCCGTAATACTTCGCACCATCTGTAACCTCGTAACTGCCACTGGTGGGCTACTGTGCTATTACATTTCTTATGACGCCGTGACCTATCACCTAGACTGCAAGGCTGACAGAAAGGCAGCTACTGTTTCCAAAGACTATGCCAGAGGTGGGGTTGAATTTTATGACAAAATCCTGTCCCGCAACAGGATTCTTCGTGGTCTGATGGGCAAAGAAGGGATAAAAATGTATGCCCCGAGTGGTAACCTTTTCCCAAGGTACTGGTTCAGAATAAAGTATACCCCGTACACTTACCGAAGAGATTTGattgttaatattttaagagAGCTCCAGGCATAG